In a single window of the Trichoderma breve strain T069 chromosome 6, whole genome shotgun sequence genome:
- a CDS encoding zn-finger in ran binding protein and others domain-containing protein, translating into MSSQQPQLNIDRYVVIHVATTCDEHGVYVTKDSAEVIELGWILLDANSLEEITHESVLVKPVNTPITPLCTSLTTLTWEHVRNAGTFRDAISRFDTFATEYLTSKNLDFVFVTLDAWDLRVQLPREARDKAVVLPPYLQHSRTFDLRTEYQRWQQHHPESLPFGPSMLSNICAALEALAPASPRRAMEEAITLARVLRGLIRKSQPAQDHPDVLTRPMDARADVRAFLSERSKVLHMSGLPHDTTQSELESWFTQFGGRPIAFWTLRTPEQHKPTGTGFAVFSSHEEAAESLCMNGRALNEKAIEVSPSSSRVLDRAQDILTPFPPSKNRPRPGDWTCPSCGFSNFQRRTACFRCSFPAVGSGAPGDMGPGGYPYPYGPPAMMTPPHHGGHHGPMHGGRMGGGGVVPFRAGDWKCGNEVCGYHNFAKNVCCLRCGASRAGAAVVADSGYPSPMDNGSQYGMSQGSMAGTPGPGPFSSGGSFGPGGGYGQHFGGPPSHFLPSGLGGGAGGYPGSLNTQGFASAPGSHSAGPFDSRAAEAAFQSATNGPVSGGPGNNFYNNGNPGNNENDPFAFLSSGIGGLSVSGDARQNGAGATPNKSPA; encoded by the exons atgtcttcgcagcagcctcagctcaACATCGACCGCTACGTCGTGATCCATGTTGCGACTACCTGCGATGAACACGGTGTCTACGTTACCAAGGATTCCGCCGAAGTCATTGAGCTTGGATGGATTCTCCTTGATGCTAACAGTCTGGAGGAG ATCACCCACGAAAGCGTCCTTGTCAAGCCTGTCAATACTCCCATCACCCCGCTATGCA CGAGCCTAACGACTCTGACCTGGGAACACGTTCGAAATGCCGGTACTTTTAGGGATGCTATCAGTCGATTCGACACGTTTGCTACCGAGTATCTGACGTCCAAGAACCTCGACTTTGTCTTCGTCACGCTCGATGCCTGGGATCTGCGAGTTCAGCTCCCGCGAGAAGCTCGCGACAAGGCTGTCGTGCTGCCTCCCTATCTGCAGCACTCTCGCACCTTCGACCTGCGAACTGAATACCAACGCTGGCAACAGCACCACCCAGAGTCTCTGCCGTTTGGCCCCTCGATGCTGTCAAACATCTGCGCTGCTCTCGAG GCTCTGGCTCCCGCTTCTCCCCGCCGCGCAATGGAAGAGGCCATTACCTTGGCCCGCGTTCTTCGTGGCTTGATTCGCAAGTCTCAGCCCGCCCAGGATCACCCCGATGTGTTGACTCGACCTATGGATGCGAGGGCAGATGTCCGGGCGTTCCTTTCCGAGAGGAGCAAGGTTTTGCACATGTCTGGTCTGCCGCATGATACTACTCAATCCGAGCTGGAGAGCTGGTTTACCCAGTTTGGTGGTCGTCCGATTGCTTTTTGGACTCTTCGAACCCCCGAGCAGCACAAGCCCACTGGTACAGGTTTTGCTgttttctcatctcatgaAGAA GCTGCTGAGAGTTTGTGTATGAACGGACGTGCGCTGAACGAAAAGGCTATTGAGGTTTCTCCCTCTTCTAGCCGTGTATTGGATCGAGCTCAAGATATTTTGACACCCTTCCCGCCGAGTAAGAACCGCCCCCGACCTGGTGATTGGACTTGCCCCTCTTGTGGCTTCTCCAACTTCCAGCGCCGCACAGCTTGCTTCCGTTGCTCGTTCCCTGCTGTTGGAAGCGGTGCCCCTGGAGACATGGGTCCTGGCGGCTACCCATACCCATACGGCCCCCCTGCTATGATGACCCCTCCTCACCATGGTGGCCACCACGGTCCTATGCACGGTGGACGGAtgggcggtggcggcgttgTGCCCTTCCGTGCCGGTGACTGGAAGTGTGGAAACGAAGTTTGTGGATATCACAACTTTGCCAAGAATGTCTGCTGTCTTCGCTGTGGCGCCAGTcgtgctggtgctgccgtTGTTGCGGATTCTGGCTACCCCTCTCCGATGGATAACGGCTCGCAGTATGGCATGAGCCAGGGTTCGATGGCTGGTACGCCAGGTCCTGGCCCGTTCTCTTCTGGAGGATCCTTTGGACCGGGAGGCGGCTACGGTCAACACTTTGGCGGCCCCCCTAGCCATTTCCTTCCCTCGGGATTGGGTGGCGGTGCTGGCGGCTATCCGGGCTCTCTTAACACGCAGGGCTTCGCTTCCGCCCCTGGCTCGCATTCTGCTGGCCCCTTTGATAGTAGGGCTGCCGAGGCGGCTTTCCAGTCTGCGACTAACGGTCCTGTCTCTGGTGGGCCAGGCAACAACTTCTACAACAACGGCAACCCTGGCAACAACGAAAACGATCCCTTTGCCTTCCTGAGCAGTGGTATCGGTGGCCTCTCTGTCAGCGGCGACGCTCGCCAGAATGGTGCCGGTGCTACCCCTAACAAGTCACCCGCCTAg
- a CDS encoding WD domain, g-beta repeat domain-containing protein, with translation MAPQGSELDPDVDMVHDEEDDQEERLINEEYKTWKKNSPFLYDMILGTALTWPTLTVQWFPDVKEPEGKNYRMHRLLLGTHTSDDSANFLQIADVQIPKAVAPNPNDYDEERGEIGGYGKAGDVAALKCDIVQRIEHPGEVNKARYQPQNPDIIATLCVDGKILIFDRTKHPLQPANLGKVNAQIELIGHKAEGFGLNWNPHEEGCLVSGSEDKTMCLWDLKTLEADSRILRPARRYTHHTQIVNDVQYHPISKNFIGSVSDDQTLQIVDLRHSETNKAAVVAKRGHLDAINALAFNPKSEVLVATASADKTIGIWDLRNVKEKVHTLEGHNDAVTSLAWHPTEAGILGSGSYDRRIIFWDLSRVGEEQLPDDQDDGPPELLFMHGGHTNHLADFSWNPNEPWLVASAAEDNLLQIWKVAESIDEGEEKLWHEMAQLRAQWAREMESLRTKPEVVIANPGDETLSFMEEDTRDETTETLRGGDESYRRRSSDLIIVDSEADEMSDYL, from the exons ATGGCTCCTCAAGGCTCTGAGCTCGACCCGGATG TCGACATGGTCcacgacgaggaagatgaccAGGAGGAAAGACTCATCAATGAGG AGTATAAGacgtggaagaagaacagcCCGTTTCTATACGACATGATTCTTGG GACTGCCCTGACTTGGCCCACGCTTACCGTTCAGTGGTTCCCTGACGTCAAGGAACCCGAGGGCAAAAACTATCGCATGCACCGTCTTTTGCTCGGAACACACACTTCTGACGACAGTGCCAACTTTCTTCAAATCGCCGATGTCCAGATACCCAAAGCCGTGGCGCCGAACCCCAACGACTACGACGAGGAACGAGGCGAGATTGGAGGTTATGGAAAGGCAGGCGATGTTGCCGCCCTCAAGTGCGACATCGTACAGAGGATTGAGCACCCTGGGGAAGTCAACAAGGCCCGTTATCAGCCTCAAAACCCGGATATTATTGCTACTCTTTGCGTCGACGGCAAaatcctcatcttcgaccGAACGAAGCATCCTCTACAGCCAGCGAATCTGGGCAAGGTGAATGCACAGATTGAGCTCATCGGTCACAAAGCCGAAGGTTTCGGCCTCAACTGGAACCCCCACGAGGAGGGTTGCCTGGTTTCGGGTAGTGAGGATAAGACCATGTGCCTGTG GGATCTGAAGACTCTCGAAGCAGACTCGAGGATACTGCGGCCTGCTCGCAGGTACACTCACCATACTCAGATTGTCAACGATGTTCAGTATCATCCCATCTCAAAGAATTTCATCGGCTCCGTATCAGACGACCAAACTTTGCAAATCGTAGACTTGCGACACAGTGAGACGAAcaaggctgctgttgttgcgaAGCGAGGCCACTTGGATGCCATCAATGCGCTGGCTTTCAACCCCAAGTCCGAAGTCCTCGTTGCCACAGCTTCCGCTGATAAGACGATCGGAATCTGGGATCTCCGAAATGTGAAGGAGAAGGTGCACACCCTCGAGGGTCACAATGATGCGGTTACCTCTCTTGCCTGGCATCCTACCGAAGCTGGTATCTTGGGAAGTGGCAGCTATGATCGAAGAATCATTTTCTGGGATCTATCCCGCGTCGGCGAGGAACAGCTGCCTGATGACCAGGATGATGGCCCACCTGAGCT GTTGTTTATGCATGGCGGCCATACGAACCATCTCGCTGACTTTAGCTGGAATCCCAATGAACCTTGGTTGGTTGCCAGCGCCGCGGAAGACAATCTGCTACAGATCTGGAAAGTTGCAGAATCCATT gatgaaggtgaagagaagCTCTGGCATGAGATGGCACAACTTCGTGCACAATGGGCCAGGGAGATGGAATCCCTCCGTACCAAGCCTGAGGTTGTGATTGCGAATCCTGGGGATGAGACTTTGAGTTTCATGGAAGAGGATACGAGAGATGAGACAACAGAGACTTTGCGAGGTGGGGATGAGTCCTATCGCAGGCGTTCTTCGGATCTGATCATAGTAGATTCAGAGGCAGACGAGATGAGTGATTATCTCTGA